The following proteins are encoded in a genomic region of Primulina huaijiensis isolate GDHJ02 chromosome 3, ASM1229523v2, whole genome shotgun sequence:
- the LOC140974228 gene encoding uncharacterized protein, which yields MASEKSEYDIWLGKPQCVKERRENFLWTMGFVESSSALDEYEAMGLERVTESTGAVSSSSGLFDSWDGDNLPFEARGPNSDAGFSVDYSDQDWLDDLEETNAKNESVKQCEVNQIQASVEEGGIVDNRMKKAIRWWRHFTQKMKRSRAVKASNESKTFADSRSSIRVRIEQNGKRCVECSAVYAGQEIKAHNGLIWTMKFSPDGQYLASGGEDGFVRIWRVGSVDVDSNTEKCRFGIQDVDKKNDSIKKKSSHLSIIIPEKIFFIEEKPVRTFRGHSSDVLDLAWSKSNYLVSSSMDRTVRLWRVDSDECLGVFHHSNYVTCVQFNPVDENYFVSGSIDGKIRIWGVTSGRVEDWINAHDIVTTVSYQPSGKGFVVGSVSGMCRFYETSADNELLLNAEINFVGRKKSSGNKITGIQFLKDDPRRVMITSEDSKIRILDGLEVVRKYRGLAKSGTQMSASFTSDGRHIISVGEDSRIYMWNSDDSFIQSSKLAKSIRSFEHFFYEGVSVAIPWSEFHTEQNHGSSNSGMETKNNQDSPSRLWDPERFSLANWFSMDGSSKGSVTWPEEKLPSWDFPSGEQDCKPCNHYGDHHLHQHKVDNHSSRIISSTWGLVFVTANWDGTIRTFHNYGLPTRTPFKF from the exons ATGGCGTCTGAAAAGTCGGAGTATGATATTTGGTTGGGGAAGCCGCAGTGTGTTAAGGAGAGAAGGGAGAATTTCTTATGGACAATGGGATTTGTCGAGAGTTCTAGTGCTTTAGATGAATATGAGGCAATGGGGTTGGAAAGGGTTACTGAATCCACTGGAGCAGTTTCGAGTTCTTCTGGATTGTTCGATTCCTGGGATGGTGACAATTTACCGTTCGAAGCTCGGGGACCGAACAGTGATGCAGGTTTCTCAGTGGATTATTCCGATCAGGATTGGTTGGATGATCTTGAAGAGACCAATGCAAAAAACGAATCTGTCAAACAATGTGAAGTGAATCAAATTCAGGCTAGTGTTGAAGAGGGTGGAATCGTGGATAATAGAATGAAGAAAGCTATAAGGTGGTGGAGACACTTCACACAAAAGATGAAGAGAAGCCGAGCTGTTAAAGCATCAAATGAGTCTAAAACATTTGCTGATTCACGAAGCTCAATTCGAGTTAGAATCGAACAGAACGGGAAGCGGTGTGTGGAGTGCAGTGCTGTCTACGCTGGACAAGAGATCAAAGCTCATAATGGCCTAATTTGGACCATGAAATTTAGTCCTGACGGTCAATACCTGGCTAGTGGAGGTGAAGATGGATTTGTTCGTATCTGGCGTGTTGGCTCTGTGGATGTTGATTCCAATACCGAGAAATGCAGATTTGGTATCCAAGATGTCGACAAAAAGAACGATTCTATTAAGAAAAAATCTAGCCATTTATCAATCATCATCCCTGAAAAGATTTTCTTCATTGAAGAGAAGCCGGTGCGGACTTTCCGGGGACATAGCAGTGATGTTTTGGACCTTGCATGGTCTAAATCTAAT TATCTTGTATCGTCATCGATGGACAGAACAGTTCGATTGTGGCGTGTAGACTCGGATGAATGCCTCGGTGTTTTCCATCACAGCAATTACG TGACTTGTGTTCAATTCAATCCCGTTGATGAGAACTACTTCGTCAGTGGTTCCATAGATGGTAAAATTCGAATTTGGGGAGTCACGAGTGGTAGAGTTGAGGATTGGATCAATGCTCATGATATTGTGACCACAGTATCCTACCAGCCTAGTGGAAAG GGTTTTGTCGTTGGTTCGGTTTCTGGTATGTGTCGTTTCTACGAAACATCAGCAGACAATGAGTTGCTGCTAAATGCAGAGATAAACTTTGTTGGAAGAAAGAAATCATCTGGCAACAAAATTACCGGCATCCAG TTTCTTAAAGACGACCCAAGAAGAGTGATGATAACATCAGAGGACTCCAAGATTCGAATTCTTGATGGGCTTGAGGTTGTCCGAAAATACAGAG GCTTGGCTAAATCGGGAACTCAGATGTCGGCATCATTTACATCAGACGGAAGGCACATAATATCAGTTGGGGAGGACTCCCGCATCTATATGTGGAACAGTGATGATTCATTCATCCAATCATCGAAACTAGCCAAATCTATTCGTTCGTTTGAGCATTTCTTCTACGAAGGTGTGTCTGTGGCCATACCCTGGTCAGAGTTCCACACAGAACAAAACCATGGCAGTTCTAATTCTGGTATGGAAACAAAGAACAACCAAGACTCCCCATCGAGGTTGTGGGATCCGGAACGGTTCTCCCTAGCAAATTGGTTTTCCATGGATGGTTCCTCCAAAGGCTCGGTAACTTGGCCCGAAGAGAAGCTTCCATCATGGGATTTTCCCTCTGGCGAGCAGGATTGTAAGCCATGCAATCACTATGGTGATCACCATCTTCATCAGCATAAGGTTGACAACCATAGCTCAAGAATCATATCCTCTACATGGGGTCTCGTTTTCGTGACAGCTAATTGGGATGGCACGATCAGGACGTTCCATAACTATGGACTTCCGACTAGAACTCCGTTTAAATTTTGA
- the LOC140974227 gene encoding autophagy-related protein 13b-like — MASSRGNAPSEPAKMEQIITEFLAKSLHVILESRCPYVSSRNYSGDQISSSPSPSSSSSSSSSFRPRDKWFNLALRDCPAAFENIDFWRQSNLEPVIVDIVLIKRRGGSDPLNSSPKRGLGGNMSGKEPCSYGLKSDEFGCGKKIEKIIERWVIQYEKGCGGKGGGMSGSKRSTCTSSHVLYKKSLLSLRSLYATVRLLPAYKLFRDLISSARIRLYNLGHRVSSFVEPFTRGEEADMQQFVFSPVDTSCGRLCLSVSYCSSLLDVRSEPSIPISPQFIPEYVGSPMAEPRRWFPSFPESQSSPFTRAFVRRHSWSYESYSKSHSSIPVSKQEASHSKNPSYEEYRTCPDFPLPSNVDSKIYVSKQGMGASDYQTISTFDKLPLIKDEHRKMSDEKSSSNSSSSKLRSRSSSRLTFWGGYGDSEFFGAFVLDNDAKISLGSRSGSSHPSVQHGPAKNSQVGALVHMFQNAPPLRQDSSCSQQSSNMDGHKNCTQDSNKTIADALNELREYGDLKDGLLRKSKDSKA; from the exons ATGGCTTCTTCTCGTGGGAACGCTCCGTCGGAGCCTGCGAAAATGGAACAGATTATTACCGAGTTTTTGGCTAAAAGCCTTCACGTGATATTGGAATCGAGGTGTCCTTATGTTTCGTCTCGTAATTATAGCGGCGATCAGATTTCGTCGTCTCCTTCGCCTTCctcatcatcatcttcttcgTCAAGTTTTAGGCCAAGGGATAAGTGGTTTAATTTGGCTCTTAGGGATTGCCCAGCTGCTTTTGAAAATATAGACTTTTGGCGGCAGAGTAATCTTGAACCTGTGATTGTTGATATTGTTCTGATAAAGAGGCGGGGCGGTTCGGACCCTTTGAACTCTTCACCAAAAAGGGGTCTTGGGGGGAATATGTCCGGGAAAGAGCCTTGCTCTTATGGTTTGAAAAGTGATGAATTTGGCTGTGGAAAGAAGATTGAAAAGATTATTGAAAGGTGGGTTATACAGTATGAAAAGGGATGTGGTGGTAAAGGAGGTGGCATGTCTGGGAGTAAGAGATCCACTTGTACTAGCTCTCATGTTCTGTACAAGAAGTCTTTATTGTCGTTAAGATCATTGTATGCGACTGTTAGGCTTTTGCCAGCTTATAAGTTGTTTCGTGATCTTATTTCTTCAGCCCGGATTCGATTATATAATCTTGGCCATCGCGTTTCATCTTTTGTGGAGCCATTTACCCGTGGAGAAGAGGCGGATATGCAACAGTTCGTCTTTAGTCCTGTTGACACGTCTTGTGGTAGGCTTTGTCTTTCGGTGTCTTATTGTTCGTCATTATTGGACGTGAGGTCTGAGCCATCAATCCCTATATCGCCACAGTTTATACCCGAATATGTTGGCAGTCCAATGGCAGAACCACGTAGATGGTTTCCATCTTTTCCTGAATCACAAAGCTCCCCATTTACACGTGCGTTTGTTAGGCGTCATAGCTGGAGTTATGAGTCTTATTCTAAGTCTCATTCCTCAATTCCCGTTTCTAAGCAAGAAGCAAGTCATTCGAAGAATCCAAGTTATGAGGAGTATCGAACTTGTCCAGATTTTCCTTTGCCTTCTAATGTAGATTCTAAAATATATGTTTCTAAGCAAGGTATGGGTGCAAGCGATTATCAAACCATCTCAACTTTTGACAAG TTACCTTTAATCAAGGATGAACACAGGAAGATGTCTGATGAGAAATCGTCATCAAATAGCTcatcatcaaaattaagatCTAGAAGTTCTAGTAGGTTAACTTTTTGGGGCGGTTACGGTGATTCAGAGTTTTTCGGGGCATTTGTTCTGGATAATGATGCCAAAATAAGTCTCGGTTCAAG ATCAGGTTCATCGCATCCCTCTGTGCAGCATGGACCAGCTAAAAATTCACAAGTTGGCGCTCTTGTTCATATGTTCCAGAATGCACCACCTCTTCGTCAAGACAGCTCTTGTTCCCAACAAAGTTCCAACATGGATGGCCATAAAAACTGCACTCAGGATTCTAACAAGACTATAGCTGATGCACTGAACGAGCTCCGTGAGTATGGAGATTTGAAAGATGGTTTACTGAGGAAAAGTAAAGATTCTAAGGCGTAG
- the LOC140974229 gene encoding protein MKS1-like: MDPPEVFSTRPPPRKELQGPRPAVLKVNKDSYKIRKPPVPPPAKTQPRQEPPPPEDRQPVIIYAVSPKVIHTTVTDFMKLVQRLTGNASSAAESGGAAGDLSPAARIASIEQTRASPKDREITANTSNSTGVDDILCNILESTDVEVGPATGILSPAPGALQPISPGFFSPVSDLFAIMGYNNMFIPSPSTLFSPPMVSPSTLFSAPMVSPSPSSCDLFNPFFDF; this comes from the coding sequence ATGGATCCTCCGGAGGTTTTCTCCACCAGGCCACCGCCCAGAAAGGAGCTGCAGGGCCCTCGGCCCGCCGTGCTCAAAGTCAACAAAGACTCCTACAAGATCAGAAAGCCACCAGTTCCGCCGCCGGCTAAAACCCAACCACGGCAAGAACCTCCTCCTCCGGAAGACCGACAGCCGGTCATAATCTACGCAGTTTCTCCCAAAGTCATTCACACCACCGTCACCGATTTCATGAAATTGGTCCAGCGCCTGACCGGGAACGCTTCCTCTGCCGCCGAGTCCGGCGGAGCAGCTGGGGACCTCTCTCCGGCTGCTCGGATAGCTTCCATAGAGCAAACGAGAGCATCTCCTAAAGATAGAGAAATCACAGCTAACACCAGTAATTCTACTGGCGTTGATGATATTCTGTGCAATATTCTTGAAAGCACCGACGTTGAAGTGGGTCCTGCTACCGGAATACTATCTCCGGCGCCGGGGGCTCTGCAACCAATCTCGCCAGGGTTCTTCTCTCCGGTCTCGGACCTATTTGCGATTATGGGTTACAATAACATGTTCATACCTAGTCCGTCGACGCTGTTTTCTCCTCCAATGGTGTCTCCATCGACGCTGTTTTCTGCTCCAATGGTGTCTCCTTCACCATCTTCTTGCGATCTCTTCAATCCATTCTTTGACTTTTAG